GAGATATAAACCATTGCAGGACCTCTCGATGCCTCTTGTATGTCTTACTCTCCATCATCCCAAACCAGCCGTTTTCGTTTTCCTTGCTCTTCCCTTCGAGTCAGTCAACATCACATCGTTCTGTTTGTTTAGACATTGCCTCTGCAAGCGAGCAACTTTTCAGGCTTacatcatcaacatcgtTGAAGCTGGCCTTCTGTTGATGTCACATTtctcttcttggcctcctcgagaCGAATAACCCTTGAAACAATCGGtagcgacgacggcggcgtcagcatTAGCATTAGCAGTAGCagaaacagcagcagcaaactCGACGACGGAAAACCGGCCACAATGTCACTCGGACTAAAGGGCGTCATCCTCAACTTCTTCCGCTCCCTGCCGCGGCTGTGCCTGTGCCCGCGGCGCAACGAGCGCTTccgggacgcggcgctggcgggcttCATCGGGtgcctgctcggcgcggTGCTGGTCAAcatcgtcgtggtggtgcaggcggcgcgggagaagaagaagcagcatcagcagcagcagccgcagcagcagcagcagaagggggtgcgcggcggcaggcacgAGTTGCCGGCTGACAAGTTTGACGGCGGGAGCCCCTGGCCGATGAGCGCGacgaagcagaagaagccgcagcagtggcaggaggagcaggaggaggagcagcagctggtttctggccttgacggcggtgctggcaATGCTGGTGCCGTGCAGAGTCTGCAGATTCAGAAGCCGGAGGAGAGTGTTcaaaagcagcagcaaccacaacaacagcaacaacagcaacagcaacagcaacagcagaagcagaaacagcaacagcaacagcagcaacagcaaccgCAGGGATTGGAGCTGCAACGGTTCGAGACTCAGGGATCGGATAtgcagctgccgcagctgccaCTCCCGCAGACAccagcgcagcgcacgctgccgacgaggccgcactcgcacccgcagcagcagctgcccaagccgccggcgccgcggggcacCAAGTCCAGGTCCctgcccgcgacgcccaagccgccggccggcgctcAGGGGtccagcgtcgccgtgcgcccggcgacgcggcgacgcgggtTCTGAAGAGGCGCcgggcggtggtgagggGGACCTTTTTTGAGCGCGCGGGGAGGGTTGAGGGGATGAGAGTGGGCGGGGGTCATTTCATGGAGGGCATGTTTTGCTTTTGTATTTGTGTATTTGTGTGTAttagtgtgtgtgtgtgtgtgtgtgtgtgtgtgtgtgtgtgtgtgtgtgtgtgtttcCCCTTGAGCTATAAACGAATGTACAACCTTTGTCGTTCCTGCTGAGCTAGACCGTCCAAGGCTTCCTTAACAGAGTCCTTTGCAAGTCGCAGTACTGAAGTCGATTGTGAGGTGTCCCGCGTGATCCCCCTCTCCAAACGCAACATCGCCACATTTTCTTCCGCAGAGGTCGTTCCTATCATGGCGGGTGATAAGGTCGTTGAGACCGCGGACGAGACCCGGTCTGTCCATGGGTTTATCCTTGGGGAACCCC
The genomic region above belongs to Purpureocillium takamizusanense chromosome 5, complete sequence and contains:
- a CDS encoding uncharacterized protein (TransMembrane:1 (o33-56i)), producing the protein MSLGLKGVILNFFRSLPRLCLCPRRNERFRDAALAGFIGCLLGAVLVNIVVVVQAAREKKKQHQQQQPQQQQQKGVRGGRHELPADKFDGGSPWPMSATKQKKPQQWQEEQEEEQQLVSGLDGGAGNAGAVQSLQIQKPEESVQKQQQPQQQQQQQQQQQQQKQKQQQQQQQQQPQGLELQRFETQGSDMQLPQLPLPQTPAQRTLPTRPHSHPQQQLPKPPAPRGTKSRSLPATPKPPAGAQGSSVAVRPATRRRGF